A section of the Brassica rapa cultivar Chiifu-401-42 unplaced genomic scaffold, CAAS_Brap_v3.01 Scaffold0870, whole genome shotgun sequence genome encodes:
- the LOC117131128 gene encoding predicted GPI-anchored protein 58, with amino-acid sequence MPPRRALFGRRGGPNLPISISSSSDSSPPSTPTPLPTASFDATPSGSSFETDPSEGSYNQTPVHMPLSPDPYFMDIEVDVVHDSPVHGDHPAAPASPAAHFPPAPAAPILAAQPGPAPTDPAIIALLELMAEMVNLQHQALNAQREAQRAQPAPRSFESTSNRKPVIDWRLNSWS; translated from the exons ATGCCACCGAGAAGAGCACTCTTTGGACGCCGTGGAGGTCCAAACCTCCCAATTtcgatttcatcatcttcagactctTCGCCGCCATCTACTCCGACACCACTTCCGACTGCTAGCTTTGATGCTACACCTTCGGGATCTAGCTTTGAGACTGACCCGTCTGAAGGGTCATATAATCAGACACCGGTGCACATGCCATTGTCTCCAGACCCGTATTTTATGGACATCGAGGTGGATGTGGTACACGATAGTCCAGTGCACGGAGATCATCCCGCAGCTCCTGCATCTCCTGCCGCTCATTTTCCACCAGCCCCTGCTGCACCTATTCTGGCAGCACAACCTGGACCAGCTCCAACTGATCCAGCTATAATAGCACTTCTAGAActgatggctgagatggtgaatttgcaaCATCAAGCATTGAATGCACAGCGTGAAGCACAGCGTGCTCAGCCAGCTCCA CGTTCGTTCGAAAGTACTTCCAACCGGAAGCCCGTGATTgattggagattaaattcatggagctag